The following coding sequences are from one Humulus lupulus chromosome X, drHumLupu1.1, whole genome shotgun sequence window:
- the LOC133805135 gene encoding uncharacterized protein LOC133805135, translating into MSMEVGQGRGADDLISTLKTLAYSLQLRVQELEAENSKLSSRLSNCTCSEKEKKVDDSAANRTRRKKFTKQGYDQSIISHHGKRYVALKLMYFGQRFYGFSSEAQLEPSVESELFIALQKTRLLVGDKKESQYSRCGRTDKGVSSVGQVVALFLRSKLKKACSDNENSIKMVSREEYEGEIDYVRVLNGALPNDIRVLGWCSVPIDFSARFSCLSREYKYFFWEDNLNLKAMESSGEKFIGEHDFRNFCKMDALNVHTYMRRVKSFEISPCDVRFQGNQLWAIKIKGSAFLWHQVRCMVAVLFMIGQGFESSDVIDTLLDVDRIPRKPQYVMAPEIPLVLQSCEFEDLNFTCSSDAEQALGEHLVKQCQAYHLQAAIINEALLTSLPVLSDKSTLNNGNGKIKKKTAHIPLMSRPTEPSYAERRAKLESRA; encoded by the exons ATGTCAATGGAAGTTGGGCAAGGACGAGGAGCAGATGACCTCATATCCACTTTAAAAACCCTAGCATACTCTCTCCAACTCAGAGTTCAG GAACTGGAGGCTGAAAACTCCAAATTATCATCTCGGCTCTCAAATTGCACCTGTTCTGAG AAAGAGAAGAAGGTTGATGATTCTGCTGCAAATAGGACCAGAAGAAAGAAATTTACTAAACAAG GTTATGATCAAAGTATCATAAGCCACCATGGAAAAAGATATGTTGCTCTCAAACTCATGTACTTTGGGCAGAG GTTCTATGGTTTTTCTTCAGAAGCCCAATTGGAACCATCTGTGGAG TCTGAACTTTTCATAGCTCTACAAAAGACGAGGCTTTTAGTTGGTGACAAGAAAGAGTCACAATATTCAAGATGTGGTAGAACGGACAAGGGGGTTTCCTCCGTTGGGCAA GTAGTTGCTCTCTTCTTACGATCAAAGCTCAAGAAGGCTTGTTCAGATAATGAAAACTCTATCAAAATGGTTTCAAGAGAAGAATATG AAGGAGAAATTGATTACGTGAGGGTTCTGAATGGAGCCCTTCCAAATGATATTCGAGTTTTAGGCTGGTGTTCTGTTCCAATTGATTTCAGTGCAAG GTTTAGCTGTCTGAGCAGGGagtacaaatatttcttttgggaAGACAATCTAAATCTCAAG GCAATGGAAAGCTCTGGTGAGAAATTTATAGGTGAACATGACTTCCGAAATTTCTGTAAGATGGATGCACTAAATGTTCACACCTACATGCGTCGTGTCAAGTCATTTGAAATTTCTCCTTGTGATGTGAG GTTTCAAGGAAACCAACTTTGGGCAATTAAAATCAAAGGCAGTGCTTTCTTGTGGCACCAGGTCCGATGCATGGTTGCAGTACTATTCATGATTGGCCAAGGTTTTGAATCTTCTGAT GTAATAGACACATTACTGGATGTTGACAGGATACCAAGGAAACCTCAATATGTTATGGCTCCAGAGATTCCGTTGGTTCTTCAATCCTGTGAATTTGAAGATTTAAATTTCACTTGTTCTTCAG ATGCTGAACAAGCTTTGGGTGAACACTTGGTGAAACAATGTCAAGCTTATCATCTCCAAGCTGCCATCATCAACGAGGCCCTGCTTACCAGTTTGCCTGTATTAAGTG ATAAAAGTACGTTAAACAATGGAAATGGAAAAATCAAGAAAAAGACTGCTCATATACCTCTCATGTCTCGGCCCACTGAGC CATCATATGCAGAGCGCCGTGCCAAATTAGAGTCCAGAGCATGA